Proteins encoded together in one Juglans regia cultivar Chandler chromosome 9, Walnut 2.0, whole genome shotgun sequence window:
- the LOC109012819 gene encoding UPF0481 protein At3g47200-like has translation MAPQKKRGKERICFMSESEESDLDDIETGVTETSSQSTCCIYRLPETLVEINDKKWFLPRVVSIGPYHRHEPRLEAIQKHKRHFHRLFLSRANKQKEDLMEIVRPLEAKAKGYYSEKIRFSNCTPEGKNPFLEMMILDGCFILELFRMLEKPRLPESNDPLTPVAWAVPHFYGDLLLLENQIPFFVLEKLFETSRKPHEKDSLSMLALRFFNKAMQKPAMEKLSKRSGKLSDDILHLLDLVRKTFITPDLDEPPKNEGKSGTPVIYCISKLLKAGIKIKLREADSFLAVKFKKGVIEMPKITLDYFMKSFLVNCRAFEQLQNRRSKHITVYAYFLDCLVNTAKDVEYLYERKIIDGYLGKNGEAVLFINKLGKENDVETDQFYLSKFFNDVNDHYKNTCNVQLTGFKHRYFNTPWSCISASAAFVLLVLTFLQTYYTIYAYVHPKVVRVLD, from the exons ATGGCGCCTCAAAAAAAGCGAGGAAAGGAGAGAATTTGCTTTATGAGTGAGAGTGAGGAGTCTGATCTAGATGATATAGAAACTGGGGTCACCGAAACTTCTTCTCAGAGTACTTGTTGCATCTACCGTCTCCCTGAGACGCTCGTTGAGATCAACGACAAGAAATGGTTCCTGCCTCGCGTCGTCTCCATCGGGCCTTACCACCGCCATGAGCCTCGCCTCGAGGCGATTCAAAAGCACAAGCGACACTTCCACCGCCTTTTTCTTTCCAGGGCTAATAAACAAAAGGAGGATTTGATGGAAATCGTACGCCCACTTGAAGCAAAAGCCAAAGGTTATTACTCAGAAAAGATTAGATTCAGTAATTGCACGCCCGAGGGGAAAAACCCGTTCCTCGAAATGATGATTCTTGATGGTTGTTTTATATTAGAATTGTTTCGAATGCTTGAAAAACCGAGACTGCCGGAGTCCAATGACCCTCTGACCCCCGTGGCATGGGCAGTACCACATTTCTATggggatcttcttcttctcgagAATCAAATCCCCTTTTTTGTTCTGGAAAAGTTATTTGAAACTTCCAGAAAACCTCACGAGAAAGATTCTTTGTCCATGCTCGCTTTGAGATTCTTCAATAAGGCAATGCAAAAACCGGCCATGGAGAAACTCAGTAAGAGGAGCGGAAAGCTTAGTGATGACATTTTGCATCTGCTGGACTTGGTTCGGAAAACTTTTATTACCCCCGATCTAGATGAGCCACCAAAGAATGAGGGAAAATCAGGAACCCCTGTGATTTACTGCATCTCGAAGCTCCTCAAAGCTGGGATTAAGATCAAGTTGCGTGAGGCGGATAGCTTCTTGGCTGTAAAATTCAAGAAGGGTGTGATTGAGATGCCCAAAATAACCCTTGATTATTTCATGAAGTCTTTCTTGGTGAACTGCCGGGCATTCGAGCAGTTGCAAAACAGAAGGTCCAAGCACATCACAGTTTACGCTTATTTCTTGGACTGCCTTGTAAACACAGCCAAGGATGTCGAGTACCTTTACGAACGTAAAATCATTGACGGTTATCTCGGGAAGAATGGAGAGGCCGTGCTGTTCATCAACAAATTGGGCAAGGAGAATGATGTTGAAACCGATCAGTTTTATTTGTCCAAGTTTTTCAATGACGTGAACGATCATTATAAGAACACGTGCAACGTGCAACTGACGGGGTTCAAGCATAGGTACTTTAATACGCCATGGTCATGCATTTCGGCATCGGCTGCCTTTGTGCTTTTAGTTTTAACCTTTTTGCAGACCTACTACACCATCTACGCTTATGTGCATCCTAAA GTTGTACGTGTGCTTGATTAA